The following coding sequences lie in one Candidatus Krumholzibacteriia bacterium genomic window:
- a CDS encoding lamin tail domain-containing protein — MNTRIVERSARGGPARVLPYALWIVFGMLVYPAPGSAQLRISEIACDPVEDYDNDGEVNWKSDEFVEIVNVSDTEVDLTHWYLKDGTGDSYHYGFDGTLAAGAVKLVTGTMSQIWQAVNEAGTSGLSLNNTGEIVELWHDDPAGERLLMDQVTVPPHAAGEGRSLALDLESGQYVLHDGLSPYGGSAEPQGTGCPPGPAVPGTCLVGVPVESQAWGALKAAFDR, encoded by the coding sequence GTGAACACGCGAATCGTCGAGCGGTCGGCCCGCGGAGGGCCCGCCCGCGTGCTGCCCTACGCCCTGTGGATCGTTTTCGGCATGTTGGTCTACCCCGCACCCGGGAGTGCGCAGCTGCGCATCAGCGAGATCGCCTGTGATCCGGTCGAGGACTACGACAACGACGGCGAGGTGAACTGGAAGAGCGACGAGTTCGTCGAGATCGTCAACGTGTCCGACACCGAGGTCGATCTCACGCACTGGTACCTGAAGGACGGCACCGGGGACTCGTACCACTACGGCTTCGACGGCACGCTCGCAGCCGGCGCCGTGAAACTCGTCACGGGCACCATGTCGCAGATCTGGCAGGCCGTGAACGAGGCCGGCACCAGCGGCCTGAGCCTGAACAACACCGGCGAGATCGTCGAGCTGTGGCACGACGATCCGGCCGGTGAGCGTCTGCTCATGGACCAGGTCACGGTGCCGCCGCACGCGGCCGGCGAGGGGCGGTCGCTGGCCCTGGACCTGGAATCCGGCCAGTACGTGCTCCACGACGGACTGTCGCCCTACGGTGGCTCGGCCGAGCCGCAGGGGACGGGCTGCCCGCCCGGGCCCGCGGTTCCGGGCACCTGCCTGGTCGGAGTTCCCGTCGAATCGCAGGCCTGGGGAGCGCTGAAGGCGGCCTTCGACCGCTGA